A part of Gloeomargarita sp. SKYB120 genomic DNA contains:
- a CDS encoding DUF1957 domain-containing protein, producing MAIGYLALVLHAHLPFVRHPEADYVLEEEWLYEAITETYIPLIRMFEGLQRDGIDFKMTLSLTPPLVQMLRDPLLQERYDQYLAKLEELAELEIEHNQHNGHIKYLAEHYAREFNLIRQTWEDYSGDLVAAFKKFQDSNNLDIITSAATHGYLPLMQMYPQAVWAQLQVAVEHYQEHFGCMPRGIWLPECAYYEGLERMLADVGIRYFICDGHGLLYARPRPRYGTYAPIFTETGVAVFARDHETSQQVWSSEVGYPGDPVYREFYKDIGWEADYEYIKPYIMPNGQRKNVGIKYHRITHRNCSLSDKALYDPYWAREKAAEHAGNFMYNRTQQIGYLAELMQRPPIVTAPYDAELYGHWWYEGPWFLDYLFRKSYYDQDVYEMTHLSDYLRAHPTHQVCRPAQSSWGYKGFHEYWLNETNSWIYPHLHKATERMIELSRREPKDEWEWRALNQAARELLLAQSSDWAFIMRTGTTVPYAVKRTRSHLQRFNRLYEEIKAGKIDRDWLVKLEQIDNIFPHINYRVYRPLD from the coding sequence ATGGCGATTGGTTATTTAGCGCTGGTGCTGCACGCCCACTTACCCTTTGTCCGGCACCCCGAAGCGGATTACGTTTTGGAGGAGGAGTGGCTGTATGAGGCCATTACCGAGACCTACATCCCCCTGATTCGCATGTTTGAGGGTCTCCAGCGGGACGGGATTGATTTCAAGATGACCCTGAGCCTGACGCCGCCGCTGGTGCAAATGCTGCGCGACCCCCTGCTCCAGGAGCGCTACGACCAGTACCTGGCCAAACTCGAAGAGCTAGCCGAATTGGAGATTGAACACAACCAGCACAATGGGCACATCAAGTATCTCGCTGAACACTACGCCCGCGAATTCAACCTGATCCGCCAGACCTGGGAAGACTACAGCGGGGATTTAGTGGCGGCGTTCAAAAAATTTCAAGACAGCAACAACCTGGACATCATCACTTCTGCCGCTACCCATGGCTACTTGCCCTTGATGCAGATGTACCCCCAGGCGGTATGGGCGCAATTGCAAGTGGCGGTTGAGCATTACCAAGAACACTTCGGCTGCATGCCGCGGGGCATCTGGCTGCCTGAGTGCGCCTATTACGAAGGGTTGGAACGGATGCTGGCGGATGTGGGGATTCGCTATTTCATCTGTGACGGCCATGGGTTGCTCTACGCGCGACCCCGCCCGCGCTATGGGACGTATGCTCCTATCTTTACGGAAACCGGAGTAGCCGTCTTCGCCCGCGACCACGAAACTTCGCAACAGGTCTGGTCATCGGAAGTGGGGTATCCCGGCGACCCAGTGTATCGCGAGTTCTACAAAGACATTGGCTGGGAAGCCGATTACGAATACATCAAGCCCTATATCATGCCCAACGGTCAGCGCAAGAACGTGGGGATTAAGTACCACCGCATTACCCACCGCAACTGCAGTCTCAGTGACAAAGCGCTATACGACCCCTACTGGGCCAGAGAAAAAGCGGCAGAGCATGCCGGCAACTTTATGTACAACCGCACGCAGCAGATTGGGTATTTGGCGGAACTGATGCAACGGCCCCCCATCGTGACCGCCCCCTACGACGCTGAACTCTACGGCCACTGGTGGTACGAAGGCCCCTGGTTTTTGGATTATTTGTTCCGCAAGTCCTATTACGACCAGGATGTGTACGAGATGACCCACCTGAGCGATTACCTGCGGGCGCATCCGACCCACCAGGTTTGCCGTCCCGCCCAGTCCAGTTGGGGGTACAAGGGCTTTCACGAGTACTGGCTCAACGAGACCAACAGTTGGATTTACCCGCACCTGCACAAGGCCACCGAACGGATGATTGAATTGAGCCGGCGCGAACCGAAGGACGAATGGGAATGGCGAGCTTTGAATCAAGCAGCGCGAGAGTTGCTTCTGGCGCAATCGTCCGACTGGGCGTTCATCATGCGGACCGGAACCACGGTGCCCTATGCCGTGAAACGCACCCGCTCCCACTTGCAGCGGTTCAACCGACTGTACGAAGAGATTAAAGCGGGCAAAATTGACCGCGACTGGTTGGTGAAGCTGGAACAAATCGACAACATCTTTCCTCATATCAACTACCGCGTGTACCGCCCGCTAGACTAG
- the lepB gene encoding signal peptidase I, with product MTKVDKQRALPSSKPTDENSLVEWVKTIGVSLLLAFGIRTFVAEARYIPSESMMPTLQVNDRLIIDKVTYEFRDPQRGEIVVFQPTPVLREQGFRDAFIKRIIGLPGEQVQVKKGVVYINGQPLAEPYVAAPANYEYGPVTVPPGHYLVLGDNRNHSFDSHFWGFVPRQNIIGRAAVRFWPPHRIGGIPSP from the coding sequence ATGACGAAAGTGGACAAACAACGTGCCCTCCCATCTTCGAAACCCACTGACGAAAACAGCTTGGTCGAGTGGGTCAAAACCATTGGAGTTAGCTTACTCTTGGCGTTTGGGATTCGGACATTTGTCGCCGAAGCGCGCTACATTCCCTCAGAATCCATGATGCCCACGCTACAGGTGAACGACCGGCTCATTATTGACAAAGTGACCTACGAGTTTCGCGACCCCCAACGGGGTGAAATCGTGGTGTTTCAACCAACGCCGGTGCTGCGGGAACAGGGATTTCGAGATGCGTTTATCAAGCGAATCATTGGTTTACCCGGCGAACAGGTGCAAGTGAAAAAAGGTGTGGTGTATATCAATGGCCAACCCCTAGCGGAACCCTACGTTGCTGCACCAGCGAATTACGAATATGGCCCGGTGACCGTACCTCCTGGCCATTACCTGGTATTAGGGGATAACCGCAACCACAGTTTTGACAGTCACTTCTGGGGATTTGTCCCCCGGCAAAACATCATTGGTCGTGCCGCCGTCCGATTTTGGCCTCCCCATCGCATTGGCGGCATTCCCTCACCCTAG
- a CDS encoding HAD family hydrolase has protein sequence MPTLVFNGLPLPNIQAVVWDKDGTLADTLDYWRQVGEQRLQCLEARAPGVAHRLRRAFGFKNGALEPGGLLATGSRYENEIAAAAYVAELGWDWQSALHLVRDIFQQVEREGPSVQTIPLRHGAREVLQQLAQAGCRQAILSADISPNVQAFVAHNQLHDLLDYYTGIDLPPSKPDPQALLHTCQILGVDPSQTVMVGDSPVDMEMAKRAGCAAAIAVAWGFHPRHKLAPLADSIINDWSQIQVLG, from the coding sequence ATGCCCACGTTGGTTTTCAACGGATTACCCCTGCCCAATATCCAAGCAGTGGTCTGGGATAAGGACGGCACGCTGGCAGATACGCTGGATTACTGGCGGCAAGTGGGCGAACAACGCCTGCAGTGTCTGGAGGCTAGGGCGCCGGGGGTGGCTCACCGCCTGCGACGCGCTTTCGGGTTCAAAAACGGCGCTCTGGAACCAGGGGGGCTGCTGGCGACGGGAAGCCGGTATGAGAACGAAATTGCCGCAGCGGCTTATGTCGCAGAGCTGGGTTGGGATTGGCAAAGCGCGTTGCACCTGGTGCGGGACATTTTTCAGCAAGTGGAACGGGAAGGCCCCAGCGTGCAAACCATTCCTTTACGCCACGGCGCTCGCGAGGTACTCCAGCAACTGGCGCAAGCAGGATGCCGGCAAGCGATTCTTTCAGCGGATATTTCCCCGAACGTGCAGGCCTTTGTCGCCCACAATCAACTCCACGACTTGCTGGACTACTACACAGGGATTGACCTGCCCCCCAGTAAGCCCGACCCCCAGGCGCTCCTACACACCTGTCAAATCCTGGGCGTTGACCCTAGCCAAACGGTCATGGTCGGCGATTCCCCCGTCGATATGGAAATGGCCAAGCGGGCTGGCTGTGCCGCAGCCATTGCCGTCGCCTGGGGATTTCACCCGCGCCACAAACTCGCTCCCCTTGCCGACAGCATCATCAACGATTGGTCCCAAATTCAGGTGCTAGGGTGA
- a CDS encoding tetratricopeptide repeat protein — protein MATPQRWWLKLVMVIGGAAFLGLGVLPYLDNLLPETSTSKPTPTDERVSAAKGYELVLQKDPNNTYALRGLLEIRLQEKDLKGAVPLLERLAKLHPQVSEYAILLAQTQAELGDKEAAVKTYRQLLQRQPGNLLALVGVTDLLVQLERPAMAESLLQQSLKKVNPKQADMTGIQIQMARVYLAQGKVPPALALLDQLIQQNPQDFRPVFAKAQTLKAIGKTKDAQPLFTKAAELAPPEHRDEIKRLAAATPSPSPK, from the coding sequence ATGGCAACGCCCCAGCGCTGGTGGTTGAAATTGGTCATGGTGATTGGCGGGGCGGCTTTTTTAGGGCTGGGCGTTTTGCCCTATTTAGATAATTTGCTGCCGGAGACTTCCACCTCAAAACCAACTCCCACGGATGAACGGGTCAGCGCGGCCAAAGGGTATGAACTAGTGCTGCAAAAAGACCCGAATAATACCTACGCCTTGCGCGGGTTATTGGAAATTCGCCTGCAAGAAAAAGACTTGAAAGGAGCGGTTCCCTTACTGGAGCGATTAGCGAAATTGCATCCTCAGGTGAGCGAATACGCCATTTTACTGGCCCAAACGCAGGCAGAACTTGGCGATAAAGAAGCCGCAGTGAAAACCTATCGGCAATTGCTGCAACGACAACCGGGCAATTTGCTGGCGCTCGTGGGCGTGACCGACCTGCTCGTGCAATTGGAACGCCCAGCAATGGCGGAATCCCTACTGCAACAGAGTTTGAAAAAAGTCAATCCCAAGCAAGCTGATATGACAGGGATTCAGATTCAAATGGCGCGGGTGTATCTGGCGCAGGGAAAAGTTCCACCGGCGCTTGCCCTGCTGGACCAACTCATCCAACAAAATCCCCAAGATTTTCGACCCGTTTTTGCCAAAGCCCAAACCCTCAAAGCCATCGGTAAAACCAAAGACGCCCAACCCCTATTCACTAAAGCAGCCGAGTTAGCGCCTCCCGAGCATCGCGATGAAATTAAACGGCTAGCCGCAGCAACGCCTTCTCCCAGTCCTAAGTAG